A stretch of the Sphingobacterium thalpophilum genome encodes the following:
- a CDS encoding ATP cone domain-containing protein: MQVKKYSGELVPFNGDALRGSLSRSGANSDQVNQVYERVINKLYDGISTRELYQLAFDTLKTVRTSYAARYSLKKALRELGPEGFYFEKYIAHLLREAGYESTTGQTVQGHAVSHELDVVAYKNGKLVTAECKFRNDIDAKISVTTPMYYLSRFKDISGIDYPFFGKRLQFQEGWLITNAYFTLDSINFAEYYKINLLSWDYPKESSIKRRVDKAVLYPVTCLTTLSDLEEQQLLKNQVILVKDIVGEPNKLDFLGLSKEKKEIVLNEARELVDYKVEEEY; the protein is encoded by the coding sequence ATGCAAGTCAAGAAATATTCCGGTGAGTTAGTTCCGTTCAATGGCGATGCGCTACGGGGCTCATTGTCACGCTCAGGCGCCAACAGCGATCAGGTCAATCAGGTCTACGAGCGCGTTATCAATAAATTATATGACGGTATTTCCACGCGGGAGCTCTATCAGCTGGCTTTTGATACCTTAAAGACCGTACGCACCTCCTATGCTGCTCGTTATAGTTTAAAAAAAGCGCTACGGGAATTGGGACCTGAAGGATTTTATTTTGAAAAATATATAGCCCATCTCCTACGGGAGGCTGGTTACGAAAGTACCACAGGCCAGACGGTACAGGGGCATGCCGTCAGCCATGAATTGGATGTGGTAGCCTATAAAAATGGTAAACTAGTCACAGCTGAATGCAAATTCAGAAATGATATCGATGCAAAGATCTCGGTGACGACACCTATGTATTACCTGTCAAGGTTCAAAGACATCAGTGGCATCGACTATCCATTTTTCGGCAAGCGGTTACAGTTTCAAGAAGGCTGGCTTATTACCAACGCATACTTTACGCTTGATTCGATCAATTTTGCTGAATATTATAAGATCAATTTGCTTTCGTGGGATTACCCTAAGGAGAGCAGTATCAAAAGAAGGGTTGACAAGGCTGTTCTTTATCCTGTTACATGTCTGACAACCTTGTCAGACCTCGAAGAGCAGCAGTTATTAAAAAACCAGGTCATTTTGGTTAAAGATATTGTTGGGGAACCCAACAAACTAGACTTCCTCGGACTTAGTAAAGAAAAAAAAGAAATCGTACTCAATGAAGCGCGCGAGCTGGTCGATTACAAGGTCGAAGAAGAATATTGA
- the ispE gene encoding 4-(cytidine 5'-diphospho)-2-C-methyl-D-erythritol kinase → MIISANAKINIGLQVVARRADGYHELNSVFYPLHIYDIIELTESTENETVLHIQGQHIPGDPSDNLCIKAYHLLKKEYEMPAVSIDMIKQIPIGAGLGGGSADASFVLKGLNTLFNLHLTNAQLEEYAAKLGADCPFFIENTPVYATGIGTSFKRISLDLSAYFIAVVMPDIHISTAEAYASVVPRAATVNLETAIRLPVQEWKFHIRNDFEDGIFETYPVLKEIKEALYQKGAVYASMTGSGAAIYGIFWEKIDLTEFEKYGRIFYPSLI, encoded by the coding sequence ATGATCATATCCGCAAATGCAAAGATAAATATCGGACTGCAGGTCGTGGCTAGGCGTGCTGATGGCTATCATGAGCTAAATAGTGTGTTCTATCCTCTGCACATCTATGATATCATCGAACTAACGGAAAGTACGGAAAACGAAACCGTTCTTCACATACAGGGGCAGCATATACCCGGAGATCCAAGTGACAATCTGTGTATCAAGGCGTATCATTTGCTGAAAAAAGAATATGAAATGCCGGCCGTATCGATTGACATGATCAAGCAAATTCCTATAGGAGCGGGATTAGGCGGGGGATCGGCTGACGCTTCCTTCGTGCTGAAAGGCCTAAATACCTTGTTTAACCTACATCTGACCAATGCGCAACTGGAAGAATATGCCGCGAAGCTTGGGGCAGACTGTCCGTTTTTTATCGAAAATACACCTGTCTATGCGACTGGGATCGGAACCAGTTTCAAACGAATATCACTCGACCTGTCTGCTTATTTTATAGCGGTAGTGATGCCAGATATACATATTTCGACAGCTGAAGCGTACGCTTCCGTAGTACCCCGAGCTGCCACCGTCAATCTGGAAACTGCCATACGTCTGCCGGTTCAGGAATGGAAATTCCATATCCGGAATGATTTTGAGGATGGAATTTTTGAAACTTATCCTGTGCTGAAAGAAATAAAAGAAGCACTATATCAAAAAGGCGCTGTCTATGCGTCCATGACCGGCTCGGGGGCGGCTATTTATGGCATATTCTGGGAAAAAATAGATCTAACTGAATTTGAAAAGTACGGCAGGATCTTCTATCCTTCGCTGATATAG
- a CDS encoding adenine phosphoribosyltransferase produces MIQDKLKLEIRDIVDFPKPGIIFKDITPLLKDAERCNEMIETIIDQLQGIEIDAIAGIESRGFLFGFLLANRMGLPFIPIRKQGKLPYKTIAESYALEYGQATIEIHEDAFESGSRILIHDDLLATGGTVVAASKLVEKLGGTVAAYSFIISLDFLKAKGRLSRFSEHVFSLVSY; encoded by the coding sequence ATGATTCAAGATAAATTGAAACTGGAAATCCGGGATATAGTGGATTTTCCAAAACCGGGTATCATATTCAAGGATATTACACCCTTATTGAAAGATGCCGAACGTTGCAACGAGATGATCGAGACGATTATTGATCAGCTACAGGGCATTGAAATAGACGCTATTGCAGGAATTGAGAGCCGCGGATTTCTTTTTGGCTTTCTTTTGGCAAACAGAATGGGATTGCCTTTTATTCCTATCCGCAAACAAGGTAAGTTGCCCTATAAGACAATTGCCGAATCCTATGCCTTGGAGTACGGCCAAGCAACGATAGAAATTCACGAAGATGCCTTCGAGTCGGGGAGCAGGATACTGATCCATGATGATCTCCTGGCTACTGGAGGGACTGTAGTCGCCGCCAGTAAACTTGTGGAGAAATTAGGTGGCACCGTCGCTGCATATAGCTTTATTATCTCTTTGGATTTTCTAAAAGCAAAGGGAAGATTGTCACGGTTTAGTGAACATGTTTTTTCTTTGGTGAGTTATTAA
- a CDS encoding ComEA family DNA-binding protein, whose translation MSRLWRYFKFNKTEQNGFFVILVIIIVSTVVYSLLTRRDSADPIPHEVKVFEQSFHDSLDIPDYPNKKYVSDTDAGDNARQIAEKLAATKPAQPLLFYFDPNNLSLADWRKLGLSDKQIAVIKNYERKGGRFKNKDDLKKIYSINEQLYERLEPYIRIKPSSDAAAKVQNTPMLYDKFETNGAELIDINNCDTTGLMSLKGIGSILSKRILKYREVLGGFYRIEQLKEVYGVTAETYDMIKDNVVVSSLERIKKININEIDAHSLAKHPYLSPKDAKLIVNYRLQHGSYTNIEDLAKIGTLSDLAIAKIAPYLIFENDSR comes from the coding sequence ATGAGCAGGCTATGGCGTTATTTCAAATTTAATAAAACAGAACAAAATGGTTTCTTCGTCATTTTGGTGATTATCATCGTGTCTACGGTAGTCTACTCGCTGTTGACAAGGCGGGATTCGGCAGATCCTATTCCGCATGAGGTCAAAGTTTTTGAGCAATCCTTTCACGATTCGCTGGATATTCCAGATTATCCAAATAAGAAATATGTTTCCGATACTGATGCTGGGGATAACGCACGACAGATTGCAGAGAAGTTAGCAGCAACGAAGCCTGCTCAGCCGCTTCTGTTTTATTTTGATCCCAATAATTTATCTCTGGCGGACTGGCGCAAACTTGGACTTTCGGACAAACAGATCGCTGTCATTAAAAATTATGAACGGAAAGGAGGACGGTTTAAAAACAAAGACGATCTAAAAAAAATCTATTCGATCAATGAGCAGCTGTATGAGCGTCTCGAACCTTATATTCGAATAAAGCCCTCGAGCGACGCAGCGGCCAAAGTGCAAAACACCCCCATGTTATATGATAAGTTTGAAACAAATGGGGCGGAGCTGATCGATATCAACAACTGCGATACAACGGGGCTGATGAGCCTTAAAGGAATCGGTAGCATACTTTCAAAGCGTATTTTGAAATATAGGGAGGTCCTCGGCGGATTTTACAGAATTGAACAGCTCAAAGAAGTATATGGGGTTACTGCTGAGACCTATGACATGATCAAAGACAATGTCGTCGTGTCCAGTTTAGAAAGAATCAAAAAAATCAATATTAACGAGATTGATGCGCATTCATTGGCCAAACATCCGTATCTTAGCCCAAAGGATGCGAAATTAATTGTCAATTATCGACTCCAGCACGGTAGCTACACAAATATAGAGGATCTAGCAAAAATAGGTACTCTTTCTGATCTCGCTATTGCTAAAATCGCTCCGTATTTAATATTTGAGAATGATTCAAGATAA
- a CDS encoding efflux RND transporter periplasmic adaptor subunit, producing MAKKKRSVIKIIFITLALLAIVVFIGFKAGWFGNGEVTKVAVDVVKEMEVDELVSASGKIQPEIEVKLSSEVSGEVVELTIKEGDFVKKGQVLCRIKPDILQSGYDRSVAALNSQRANLAAAQQQLKQQEENFKNIEATFKRNQELFQKRVISAAEMDKSSSEYYSTLAAIQAQRETVRSTRYGIEQSQASVKEAQDNLNRTTIYAPTDGIISLLSIEQGERVVGTAQMAGTEIMRIANMSSMEVNVDVNENDINNVRVGNQAEIEVDAFQDRKFKGVVTEIASSSKNIATTTAATSSTDQVTNFNVKVRISPESYQDLMKENIASPFKPGLSATVQIFTKHDKGMVVPIQSVTVRSDDKDSTTVNKKIQEFVFVLKGDTVKQTLVKTGIQDDKNIIVLSGLKKGDEVVSRPFDAISKTLKNGSKVQKVDKSVL from the coding sequence ATGGCAAAGAAAAAACGTAGTGTAATAAAGATTATATTCATCACTTTAGCCCTCCTGGCAATAGTTGTTTTTATAGGCTTTAAAGCCGGCTGGTTTGGAAATGGGGAGGTTACCAAAGTCGCCGTGGATGTTGTGAAAGAAATGGAAGTTGACGAACTGGTATCAGCCAGTGGAAAAATACAACCTGAAATAGAGGTAAAATTAAGTTCGGAAGTCTCAGGAGAGGTCGTTGAGTTGACTATCAAGGAAGGCGATTTTGTAAAGAAAGGACAGGTGCTCTGCCGCATCAAACCGGATATCTTACAGTCAGGTTATGACCGCTCGGTAGCGGCGCTCAACTCACAGCGAGCCAATCTTGCTGCAGCACAGCAACAGCTGAAGCAACAGGAGGAAAACTTCAAGAATATCGAAGCGACATTTAAGCGCAATCAGGAACTCTTTCAGAAAAGAGTAATATCGGCTGCCGAAATGGATAAGAGTTCGTCGGAATATTACTCGACCTTGGCTGCAATCCAGGCGCAGAGAGAAACTGTCCGGTCGACCAGATATGGTATCGAACAATCGCAGGCCTCCGTCAAAGAAGCACAGGACAACCTCAATAGGACAACAATATATGCACCTACCGATGGTATTATTTCTCTCCTGTCCATTGAGCAAGGGGAACGTGTGGTCGGAACGGCACAGATGGCAGGTACCGAAATTATGCGGATAGCCAACATGTCTTCAATGGAGGTAAATGTGGATGTCAATGAAAATGATATCAACAATGTGAGGGTTGGTAATCAGGCAGAAATAGAGGTTGATGCTTTCCAGGACCGGAAATTCAAAGGCGTGGTAACGGAGATTGCAAGTTCATCAAAAAATATTGCGACAACAACAGCTGCAACTTCGTCTACGGATCAAGTGACAAATTTTAATGTGAAAGTACGCATCAGTCCGGAGTCGTATCAGGATCTGATGAAGGAAAACATCGCTTCGCCTTTTAAGCCCGGACTGTCGGCAACGGTGCAGATTTTTACCAAACACGATAAAGGCATGGTCGTGCCAATTCAGTCGGTTACTGTCCGTTCGGATGACAAGGATTCCACCACTGTCAATAAGAAAATTCAAGAATTTGTGTTTGTTCTGAAAGGCGATACGGTCAAACAGACACTTGTAAAAACCGGCATTCAGGACGACAAGAATATTATTGTCCTTTCAGGACTCAAGAAAGGGGATGAGGTCGTCTCTAGACCGTTTGACGCCATATCCAAAACGCTAAAAAATGGTAGTAAAGTTCAAAAAGTCGATAAGTCAGTACTTTAA
- a CDS encoding TolC family protein has product MKRFYYSAVLFTGFFLAAHTETRAQQVVSVADAIQMTLERNVQIKQAELSKDIAAQDLFQAKSNLYPSLEAGVTQRFNYGFFFDQVAGQPISGNQWTNSAGGAISSNVNLFKGFRQINQIKANKTQLESSATQVDKIKNDLILNVLVTYLEAITNYEMYTASGDQLKLSQQQYKLDSIQFAVGNKTVADIAKSKNQVASDEFNRVNLRNSYELSLLTLKQLMEMPPQTDISLVKPSVDFSMLTPGTSSAIEVYDMALRNQPDIKKAALDKEAAARQIDIAKGGFYPSLDLGVSYGTNFSSERKDYLTGEKLPFVDQLGQNKAFGTTLSLSVPIFTNNQNKVNLAKAKIGLKQAEAAEQLAKNNLNKAVNQAVLDVTAAKQKFVSATTAFESAETAYKATKERYDIGMANSLELFTAQTERNKAEFDLIQAKYNVIFKSKIIDYYLGNPIQFDNN; this is encoded by the coding sequence ATGAAAAGATTTTATTATTCTGCAGTACTATTTACTGGCTTTTTTCTTGCAGCACACACGGAAACCCGGGCGCAGCAGGTGGTCAGCGTTGCTGATGCCATACAGATGACACTGGAGCGTAACGTACAGATCAAACAGGCCGAACTTAGCAAGGACATCGCCGCCCAGGACCTGTTTCAGGCCAAGTCCAATTTATATCCGAGTCTGGAGGCTGGAGTGACCCAACGGTTCAACTATGGTTTCTTTTTTGACCAGGTTGCCGGACAGCCAATCAGTGGAAACCAATGGACAAATTCCGCCGGTGGCGCTATCAGTTCAAATGTCAATTTGTTTAAAGGATTTCGTCAGATCAATCAAATCAAGGCAAACAAGACGCAGCTTGAATCCTCTGCAACTCAGGTCGACAAGATTAAAAATGATCTGATACTGAATGTACTTGTAACATATCTGGAAGCCATCACAAACTATGAGATGTACACGGCCAGCGGGGACCAATTAAAGCTTTCCCAGCAACAGTATAAACTAGATTCGATACAGTTTGCCGTAGGAAATAAGACTGTCGCAGATATCGCTAAGTCCAAAAATCAGGTGGCTTCGGATGAGTTTAACAGGGTCAATCTTCGAAATTCGTATGAGCTCTCGTTATTGACGCTGAAACAGTTGATGGAAATGCCACCTCAAACCGACATTTCATTGGTTAAACCCAGTGTTGATTTTTCGATGCTGACTCCAGGAACGTCTTCTGCCATTGAAGTGTATGATATGGCCTTACGCAATCAGCCTGATATTAAGAAAGCTGCACTCGACAAAGAAGCGGCGGCGCGGCAGATCGACATTGCAAAGGGCGGATTTTATCCTTCTCTGGACCTGGGGGTGAGTTATGGAACTAATTTTTCATCCGAGCGCAAGGATTATCTGACTGGGGAAAAGCTCCCATTTGTGGATCAGCTCGGTCAAAACAAGGCCTTCGGGACTACCTTGAGCTTGAGTGTCCCCATATTTACCAACAACCAAAATAAAGTCAACCTGGCAAAAGCCAAGATCGGCCTTAAACAGGCCGAAGCTGCCGAACAGCTGGCAAAAAACAATCTAAATAAAGCCGTTAACCAGGCTGTTCTGGATGTTACGGCTGCCAAACAAAAATTTGTTTCTGCAACGACGGCTTTTGAGAGCGCCGAAACTGCTTATAAGGCAACTAAAGAGCGTTATGACATCGGTATGGCCAATTCACTGGAATTATTTACAGCACAGACTGAACGGAATAAAGCTGAATTTGACCTGATTCAGGCAAAATATAATGTGATATTTAAATCCAAGATCATTGACTATTACTTGGGAAATCCAATTCAATTTGATAACAATTAA
- a CDS encoding polysaccharide deacetylase family protein: MSRTEKKVYLTFDDGPIPEITPFILDILKKYQVKATFFCVGENIKKNPHLFQRILQEGHQVGNHTYNHLKGWDTTDEVYLENVAQCQQLTQTDLFRPPYAKATKSQLRSLYKSHRVIMWDIMSGDFDQTLSPEKCLQNVLPNIQNGSVIIFHDNLKAIPRVEYALPRTIEFILSRGYQLARLD, translated from the coding sequence ATGTCTCGCACGGAAAAAAAAGTCTATCTCACTTTTGACGATGGTCCAATTCCTGAAATTACACCTTTTATACTCGATATCCTAAAAAAATATCAGGTCAAGGCAACATTTTTTTGTGTTGGTGAAAATATTAAAAAAAATCCACATTTGTTCCAACGAATTTTACAAGAAGGGCATCAGGTAGGCAACCACACCTATAATCACCTCAAAGGCTGGGACACGACGGACGAAGTCTATCTTGAAAATGTGGCACAATGCCAGCAGCTCACCCAGACAGATCTGTTCCGCCCTCCATATGCAAAAGCGACAAAATCACAGCTACGAAGCCTCTACAAAAGCCACCGGGTGATCATGTGGGATATCATGTCCGGCGATTTTGACCAAACACTGAGTCCTGAGAAATGCCTTCAAAATGTACTGCCCAACATCCAGAATGGCTCTGTGATTATCTTCCATGACAATTTAAAGGCCATCCCACGCGTAGAATATGCACTGCCCAGAACCATCGAATTTATACTGTCTAGGGGCTATCAGCTTGCCAGACTGGACTGA
- a CDS encoding DUF4249 domain-containing protein — protein MKKILGLLACAMITLLGCEDKIDLDLPENTGQLVITADLMVSDQQHQISIQKVVSLKESMLTPITDAEVIVRNMQNNRTYAFSPGPDGVYTNKTLRLQEKIKYQLYVRTADGREIEGTSTVPSYIDIDSIGLSERVIFTDTIYYPTLVFNDPPENGNYYKYKMSVNGGDLRFIDVFSDKYNNGLEVQHDIIDRDRDLKIGDHVRILRQCIDIGAYNYWNSFQMINPGAASPANPISNLSNNALGYFSVSTGKYYESEIVLTRSRP, from the coding sequence ATGAAAAAGATATTAGGACTGCTCGCATGCGCCATGATTACATTGTTAGGCTGTGAAGATAAAATTGATCTGGATCTGCCCGAAAACACCGGACAGCTGGTAATCACCGCCGACCTGATGGTTTCGGACCAGCAGCACCAAATCAGTATTCAGAAAGTGGTCAGCTTAAAGGAGTCGATGCTGACGCCAATCACAGATGCGGAGGTGATTGTCAGAAATATGCAGAACAATCGCACTTATGCCTTTTCGCCGGGACCTGATGGAGTGTATACCAACAAAACCCTGCGGCTGCAGGAAAAAATAAAATACCAGCTTTACGTGCGTACAGCAGATGGCCGGGAAATAGAAGGTACTTCAACCGTTCCTTCCTATATTGATATCGATTCCATCGGTCTTTCGGAGCGCGTGATATTTACAGATACGATCTATTATCCGACATTGGTGTTTAATGACCCGCCCGAAAATGGCAACTACTATAAGTACAAAATGTCTGTGAATGGTGGTGATCTACGATTTATTGATGTATTCAGCGATAAATACAACAACGGGCTGGAGGTACAGCACGATATCATTGATCGTGACCGTGACCTCAAGATCGGAGATCATGTCCGGATCTTGCGCCAGTGCATCGATATAGGTGCCTATAACTACTGGAATAGTTTCCAGATGATCAACCCCGGAGCTGCGTCGCCTGCGAATCCCATCTCCAATTTATCCAACAATGCCTTGGGTTATTTTAGTGTGAGCACAGGCAAATACTACGAATCTGAGATTGTCCTGACACGGAGTAGGCCATAG
- a CDS encoding TonB-dependent receptor, producing the protein MLKPIKVVFCFSSIVFGLQHTYAQQPKSVSGFVRDSISGENIIGALIRNDNEKKSTASNKYGFFSLSLRGEQAFLEVTSIGYRAKLVPVELSKDSTYIIQLVPEENQLAEVVVTGNRRKSIKDLTPGLTQFSPKEIEKVPVLFGEKDILKTIQLFPGVTSGGEGSSNFYVRGGGGDQNLILLDEAPVYNSSHLFGFFSTFNSDAIKDVNFYKGGVPAQYGGKISSVMEITTLDGNNQHYNVEGGLGLIASRLKVEGPIQKGKSSFMISGRRTYADLFLKLSNDENIKKSALFFYDLNAKVNYRINDKNTVYLSGYFGKDAMAYHDLFDFNWGNATGTMRWNHVWSSRLFSNTTLIFSKFNYQVKIEDDNNFKIRSDIFNYNFKQDFQYSLSDRHNVKFGVQAALQEIRPASIEAGEDSKVNSLKIQHRKGADLAVYMADDWSINEKLKVNYGVRATAYATLGPGIFYRYDAMGEAVDSTYVKAGELGKKYLYLEPRIALNYALNESTTVKASFNQNVQYLHQLSNTTSSLPTDQYVLSNNTIKPQLSTQYSLGYFRNFMSNRYEFSVESYYRDLKNQIDYRNGADLQANELLDGELLFGKGRAYGIEWFIKKRQGRLNGWISYTLSKSERRFDQINGGEWFNARQDKTHNIAIVAQYQLNPKWNLSANFVYYTGDAVTMPAGKYFVDDRTIFYYDKRNGQRMPAYHRLDLAATYDIRRTKNRYSSLSFGLYNAYNRKNAYLIDFREKEGQSNVTEIYRIALFGAIPSITWNFKF; encoded by the coding sequence ATGCTTAAACCTATAAAGGTTGTTTTTTGCTTTTCTTCTATTGTCTTTGGTCTACAGCATACCTATGCTCAGCAACCTAAATCTGTTTCCGGCTTTGTCAGAGATAGCATCAGTGGTGAGAATATCATTGGTGCGCTAATCCGGAATGACAACGAAAAAAAATCCACAGCTTCGAACAAATATGGTTTCTTTAGTCTGTCCCTTCGCGGCGAGCAAGCTTTTTTGGAGGTCACCTCCATCGGTTACCGGGCCAAGCTGGTTCCTGTCGAGCTGAGCAAAGACTCAACCTATATTATTCAGCTGGTACCTGAGGAAAATCAGCTTGCCGAGGTTGTCGTCACTGGAAACAGGAGAAAATCAATCAAAGACCTGACGCCAGGACTTACGCAGTTTAGCCCAAAAGAGATTGAGAAGGTTCCTGTACTGTTTGGAGAAAAGGATATTCTCAAGACGATACAGCTATTTCCGGGTGTCACCAGCGGCGGCGAGGGAAGCAGCAACTTCTATGTACGTGGCGGGGGCGGAGATCAAAATCTTATCCTGCTAGACGAAGCTCCGGTATATAATAGCTCGCATTTATTCGGTTTTTTTTCAACCTTTAATTCGGATGCGATCAAAGATGTCAATTTTTACAAAGGCGGAGTTCCCGCCCAATATGGGGGCAAGATCTCCTCGGTTATGGAGATAACTACACTGGACGGAAACAATCAGCATTACAATGTGGAAGGTGGACTGGGGCTCATCGCGTCGAGACTCAAAGTAGAAGGACCCATTCAGAAGGGAAAAAGCTCTTTTATGATCTCCGGTAGGCGTACTTACGCTGATTTGTTCCTGAAGCTTTCAAATGATGAAAACATCAAAAAAAGTGCGCTGTTTTTCTACGATCTGAATGCTAAGGTCAACTATCGAATAAACGACAAAAATACGGTTTATCTTTCAGGGTATTTTGGCAAGGACGCTATGGCCTATCACGACCTCTTTGATTTCAATTGGGGGAATGCAACAGGAACCATGCGCTGGAACCACGTGTGGAGCAGCCGCTTGTTTAGTAATACAACTTTAATCTTCAGTAAGTTCAATTATCAGGTAAAGATAGAGGACGACAACAATTTCAAAATACGCTCGGATATCTTCAATTATAATTTTAAACAGGACTTTCAGTACAGCTTGTCAGATCGCCACAATGTAAAGTTTGGTGTACAGGCTGCGTTACAAGAAATACGTCCAGCGAGCATCGAGGCAGGTGAAGATTCCAAGGTCAATTCCCTCAAAATACAGCATAGAAAAGGAGCGGATCTGGCTGTTTATATGGCGGACGACTGGTCGATAAATGAGAAGCTTAAAGTAAACTACGGTGTGCGGGCAACTGCCTATGCGACTTTGGGGCCGGGAATATTCTATCGCTATGATGCGATGGGGGAGGCTGTAGACTCCACGTATGTCAAAGCTGGAGAGTTGGGGAAAAAATACCTGTATTTAGAACCGCGCATTGCACTCAACTACGCCTTAAACGAGTCGACCACAGTCAAGGCGTCTTTTAATCAGAATGTTCAATATCTGCACCAATTAAGCAACACCACAAGCAGCCTGCCGACAGACCAATATGTGTTGAGCAACAATACCATCAAGCCGCAGCTATCGACACAGTATTCTCTGGGCTATTTTCGGAACTTTATGTCCAATCGCTATGAATTTTCCGTCGAAAGCTATTACAGGGACTTAAAGAACCAAATCGATTATAGAAATGGAGCTGATCTGCAGGCTAACGAACTGTTGGACGGCGAATTGCTTTTTGGCAAGGGGAGAGCTTATGGTATCGAATGGTTTATTAAAAAGCGGCAGGGACGTCTAAATGGCTGGATCAGCTATACACTTTCAAAAAGCGAGAGGCGGTTTGATCAGATCAATGGCGGTGAATGGTTTAACGCCCGGCAGGATAAAACGCATAACATTGCCATCGTGGCACAATATCAGCTGAACCCAAAATGGAATCTGAGCGCCAACTTTGTTTATTATACCGGCGATGCTGTGACAATGCCTGCCGGTAAATATTTTGTCGATGACAGAACAATCTTTTATTATGATAAACGCAATGGTCAGCGGATGCCAGCCTACCATCGTTTGGACCTTGCGGCGACTTATGATATCCGACGTACAAAAAACAGGTATTCGAGTTTATCCTTTGGATTGTATAACGCCTATAACCGAAAAAATGCCTATCTGATCGATTTTCGGGAAAAAGAAGGACAGTCGAATGTAACTGAAATCTATAGAATAGCTCTATTTGGTGCAATCCCTTCGATTACTTGGAATTTTAAATTTTAA
- a CDS encoding alpha/beta hydrolase has protein sequence MMIFRQFLCISIALMSFIQVSRAAKVDTLSILSPSMGKTIKTVVILPDGYSEHEKYPVLYLLHGYSGNYSNWVKNSPVSSLADQYGYMVICPDGGFGSWYWDIANDKSYQYETFVSKELISYVDQHYSTVRDRKGRAITGLSMGGHGALSLAIKHQDLYGAAGSTAGGVDFRPFPLNWEIKDRIGNYADDPQAWDNRVVINMVPKLINNKLRLIIDCGTDDFFYPVNMALHDKLTYHNINHTFVTSEGGHNWAYWARSIVYQMAFFKGFFEETEKNQQKK, from the coding sequence ATGATGATTTTTAGACAATTTCTATGTATTTCCATTGCCTTGATGAGCTTTATCCAAGTAAGCAGAGCGGCAAAAGTTGACACCTTATCCATCCTCAGCCCAAGTATGGGAAAAACAATCAAGACAGTTGTTATTCTGCCCGATGGTTATTCAGAGCACGAGAAGTATCCGGTACTTTACTTATTGCACGGCTATTCGGGTAATTATAGCAACTGGGTGAAAAACTCTCCCGTGTCCTCCTTGGCTGATCAGTATGGTTATATGGTGATCTGTCCAGATGGCGGTTTTGGAAGCTGGTATTGGGATATTGCGAATGATAAAAGCTATCAATATGAGACGTTTGTGTCCAAGGAGCTGATCAGTTACGTCGATCAGCATTATTCGACGGTCAGGGACCGCAAAGGACGCGCCATCACGGGACTTAGTATGGGGGGGCATGGCGCGCTCTCTCTGGCGATCAAGCATCAGGACCTCTATGGTGCTGCCGGGAGCACCGCTGGGGGTGTCGATTTCAGACCCTTCCCCCTGAATTGGGAAATTAAGGACCGTATAGGGAATTATGCCGACGACCCGCAGGCATGGGACAACCGCGTGGTCATCAACATGGTGCCCAAGCTGATCAACAACAAACTTCGTCTGATCATCGACTGTGGAACTGATGATTTTTTCTATCCCGTGAATATGGCGCTGCACGATAAGTTGACCTATCACAACATCAACCATACTTTTGTTACAAGTGAGGGCGGACACAACTGGGCTTATTGGGCACGCTCTATAGTTTATCAAATGGCTTTTTTCAAAGGTTTTTTTGAGGAGACCGAAAAAAATCAGCAGAAAAAATAG